The stretch of DNA TGCATGTGCTCTATCACCTTCCGCAGGGCGCCTTTTGCATAGGCCCAGTTGTGGCACTTGAAGCTGCGGAGGTTGTCGATGGAGGCCTTGCACTGGGAGCACTTCAGTCCAGCAATTGCGCGCGGCGCTTCCGTGTTGACGAATTTCTGTTCACCGAGAATCACCTGCGCAATCATCTCCTGGTTGTGAACCGTTCCCAAGGCAGACGAGACAATATCGAACCAGTTGATCTCGCGCCGGCATTTCGAACAGCGTTTGCGGTCGCCACTCACCCAAAGAGGGGCCCCAATGGTGTTCGGCGCCATTCCGAGTACCGCTTCGATTTTCCGCACGTCCGCTTCAGCCGTGAGCCACTTGTGCTTCCCTGGAAGGGATTGCGGCGAGTCATAGACGGCTTTGAAGACCTTGTCGCTGACGGGGAACGTATTTCGTTGCTGCGATTTAGGTTGCATCGTATTTCTCCCGTTGTTCGACCGTTCAATAACTGACCTCGAGCACTTGCTTTCTGCCATCCTCGTACAGCATCCAGCGCATGTTCGCGCGAGTGATCTCGGGATTCCGACAGGGTGTCAGGCACCCTTCCTCCCGGTGCCTGACACCCTGTCCAGCTCAGACAGCGTCTGCTTCGGACGCCCGCGCCCTCGCACAGTCGGACCTAAATTCCACTGTGCGACCATCTGCTCCACGCACGCGGGGCTGCCACAGGGCTGTCCTTTCGTCACGCTTCTCCGCACCGCACTCAATTGCGCATCCGTCTAGCCTTCGTTCACCCAATCGAGCCAATGAGCAGGACGCGCCATCGGCCAGGCGCTCAGCGGGACAGCACCCTCATGCCGCCGACACGCCCCCGCGCTACTCCAGCCCCACTGCTCCGCTCGATCCACGAGGCCCGCCCGCACGGGGTTCCGTTCCGCATAGCGACAGACCATCAGCAGATACTCGCTCGTTTCGACCGGGAACGATTTGAAGCAACCTTGGTACACATGCCCCTCTCCGACCGTGTGGCGATGCTGATGCCACCGTTGCGTGTGGGTCAGCGTGAGCCAGTTCATAAATCGTGATAGATCGCCGTCCTTGCGCGGCCAGACGATGAGATGCCAGTGGTTGGGCATCACGCAATAGGCGAGGAGCCGCATGGCCACACGCGCACAGGCCTGTTCCAACACACGTATAAACGCGGCATAGTCCCCCTCGTCCTCAAACAGTGTCCGGCGGGCGTTGGCCCGATTGAGCACGTGAAACACCACGTCCCCCGCCGTCGGCCGCAACGGTCTCCCCATCAGCGCGCCTCACCGCGCTCCGGCTGAGTCAAACAAATGGTTCGTGGCACATTTTTCTTCCCTTACGAATAGATTTCTTCTCCCGGCCGCGACGGGTCTTCAATGTGTATTGAGCGGCACGTCAAACGAAGAATCGTCTCGAAGTAAGGAACACTCTCACTGACTGCGCCAATTGACATTTCAATGGCAATGCTGTCTGCACTCGCTTCCGTGACAAGAAAGCTGTTTATGGTATCGTTCGGGATATGCCCCTCGTTGTGCAGTTCAACACTACGAATGCCGTCAAAGACGAGATATCCGTCCGTGATGTCTTCCTTGGTATAGAAATTCCACTGCCCGCTTTCATCACGTATTCGGGAAATGCAGTCCACTTGCACTCGGACCCGGGAATTCCAGCAATCGATATTGATTGCTTTGCAAGCTCTGTCACCCAAATAGACACTCCTAGCAAAGTCAATTGGAGTCATATTGAATAGCGCCCCCTTCTCTAATAAATCGGCCAATGCGCGTCTTTACTGTTCCATGGAACAACTCGACCACTCGGGTCAATTGATGGGCCTTGCCCCTTCATTCCGGGACCACTACCCGGAAGGTGTCCGTGCCCGTGAGGCGTAGGATTGCCTGCATGCCCTTGTGGATTAAGCCGCTGGTAATTTGAACCGTTCGGGTAGCGCGTATGTGTATCTACGCCACCTTTCCCGGCCGGCACCGTGTCGCCGCCGGCCGGTTCAATCATCGCATTTCCTCTAGGATCCACCACAAAGCGGCCAACTGGATAACCAGTCGCTGGATCAACGGTTTGCCCAGGGCCGCGGGGTGTGGGTATTCTGACTGGCTCGCCAGGTGGTAAAGCACGCGGGGGCATTACCGGCTCTATAGGTTCAGGACCTGTTGAACCCGGTACCTCTACTGTTCCTGTGCGTGGTCCCGCAATGCTTCCGGCTGCGCGGCCACCCAGCCCTCCGCCTATTACCCCACCAAGTAACTCTCCTCCCATCTCGGCTCGGTCGCCGCTCGTAAGCTTTCTACCTGACAGATCTTCCCCAGTGATTATCTCTCCTAGAGTCAGACCCCCCATGCCGGCGCCACCGACCGCAATGGCTCCACCGACGAGGGCCAGCGTTCCTCCTGAGGCAATCATTGCGCCGACGACGAGTCCCGCGACCAGCCCGAACACTAAACCCTTGGCGAGGCCCTTACCAAACCGTTCTAGGTCACTTGGCGGTGCTTCTTTCGGTTGTTCCTCACCGGATGCCTCCCTCGTTTTTCCTGGCGGATCGACCACGATGACGTCGTCGTCAAAGGTAACCACGTCAGGTTCAATCAACTGACTTCTATCAACCCACCAAGTCTTGTTCTGCGCGTCCCATCTTGCGTCTCCTCGGTAGTGCAGCCCGAGTTCACCATACTGCTCCCTTATCGCTTCCTGCGATTCCTTGCCCGTCATCTCACCGGGCTTGACAATTACAGGATTAACAAGATCATCACCCGAAGTCGGTTTAAGACCCGTGCCATCCATAAGACACACAGGATTGCACCTGGTAAACAGGTATAGGTTGGCAGCATCCACGAGACCTCCCGGATCAGGGGATATCCAACGGGCTACCCACGACGCGTAGTATCTTGCCCCGTTGTAGTACAGGCCACTTTCCTCATCGCGCTCCTTGCCCGTATATCGATACCGCTTCGCCGTCTCCGTCTGGCTGCGCACCGCCTGATAGGTCGAGCTTCCATATGGCGCGTATTCTTCGTAGGAAATGATTTGCGCCTCGTCGTCCAATTCCAGGCTGGCTGAGCCGAGGTGGTTGCCGAACTGATAGCGAATGAGCTGTCGTGGCGCCTGGTCGGAGCCTGCCGTGTCCAGCGTGCGCGTCTCCACCAGGGCGATTCGCTGCTTGTCGTCCATCACGTGCAGCGTCTCGCGCTCCAGCGTGGCGGTGTTGGCACCGATGGGGCCGCCGTGTGTGCGGAAGATCTCAAAGCCGCCGAGGTAGATACGTTCTTCGGTGAGGCCAGGCGATTTCTCCCACACTTTGCGTATTCGCTGGCCTGAGGCGTCGTAGACGTAGAAGGCTGCGCCACCGCCACCCAGGTCGGTCTGACGCAACTGATCCTTGTAGTCCCAGTGCATGTTCGGCCCGGGCAGCCCACCACCCAGATGCGGCATGCGCAGGATGTCGCCGTGGGCGTCGTGCAGGTAGGCTTCCGGCTGCGGAGTGCTGCCCGCCGGGTTCACTGTGGTGTGGCTCAAGCGATTGCTGGTCTTGAGCAACATGCCTGGAGTCCCATCTTCGATCAAGCTGGTTTCGTTATAGGTGTAGCGCCGCGTCCAGCCCGCATGCGCCGGGTCGCTGCCGCGATGCTGCATCTGCAGAAAGTTGCCGACGGCGTCGTACACATAGCGCTCGATGTAGATGCCCATGGCCTTGAGCACGTTCGGGTGGTCTTGGCGGACGTGAAAGGCGTTGAATGCATCCGGAGCGGTTGGCGGCTTGCGTGGACTATCGGCAGCTTGTCCCAGTTGTCCAAGATGCTCCCGTCCTTGGGCCTGAATCAGCCGGTAGAGGGCGTCGTAGATGTAGTCGTTGCTCGGCTCGACGCGCTGGTTGCGGAAATATATGGTCTGCTGCGCGTCGTCTCGGATGTGGGTGATGTTGCCCGCAGGGTCATAGGTGTAGTGCAGGTTCTGCAAGCCGCAGCCCTTGCCTGCGGGCGGCTGCTCGGGTGCGGCGATGGTGGCTGGAGGTGGACTCAGGTTCTCGCAGTCGTCGGTGAAGGCCACGCCCTGGGCCGTCGCGGGATCCACGCCCCGGCGCGTGTAACGGTGCATCAGACGGAAGGTCTCGCGGTCGTAGCCGTAGGTGGTGCGAATAACCGTGGCGTCGCCTGTCTTGTAGTCGATAAGGGTGCGCTGGCCCTTCGCATCGTAGTCGATATCGGCCACGCCGACCGGCGATGGGGCGACGTTGTTGGGGTCCAGCAAGCCGGCCGGCTCGGCGGTACGTTCCAACCACACGTCCACCCGCTCCAGCAGATTGGCATCATTGAACCACGGCTGGATGACGTTGAACTTGTTGGGGTGCCCGGGCCGGGTCAGGCTACTGTGCGGCGCAATTGACTGAATGGGGCGATTGAGCGCGTCGTAGCGGGTGCTGCCCTGGAAGGTTTCGGCGTCGAGTTGAGGGTTCAGCAGCCAATCGGGAATTTCGTTGTGCTTGCTGATCAGACGCCGTGTACTGCGCAGTAGATTGCCCTTGAAGTCGTAGGCTTCGATAGGGCTGCCGTTGGCAGCTAGCCGTGCGTTAGTGGCGACGCCTGCGGAATCAAAGTGCCGGTAGATGCGGGTGCGCAGGTTAAGGTGCTGCGCCTCTGTTTCCTGGGCCGGCGTGGCGTTGAGGGGCGGCTCACCGTATTCGATTTTGTCGACCAAGATATCGCGGCCTAGCGTGCGTGAGTCTGAGTTGGGCTTGAGCGGATCGGCGTCGCTGAAGGTGCCTCGCACCGTCTGTTCTATCGGCCGGCGTAGCGCGTCGTACTTCGTCGTGAAGTTGTGGCCGCGGCTGTCCCATGCACGGATGGGCTTGCCGGACACGTCGTTCGCCATCCAACGCGCGCCGGCTTCCATGCTGAGCTGGTGGATGCGGTTGCCGAGCATGTCGTAGGCATAACGCATGACGACGCGGCCGAGCGGGTCGTCCACGACAACCGGATTCCCGGCTGCATCACGAGCCTCGGTATGTGTGACGGCATCGCGCACGGCGCGCTGGTTGCCTTCGATGTCCAGTTCGATGCGGGTGGCGAAGCTCTCTTCAGTACCGTCGAGGTCGTGGCCGACGCAGACTACGCGGTTGCGCGCAACGGTCAGGAATGGGCGACCCAACGCGTCCAAATGGGCCGTGGTCGGCGTATCGGCATGGGCTTCGGCGCGCAGGGCGGCGTTGCGCTCGTCTTGCCCAAAGGCAACACCGATACCGGTGCGCTGCGCATGCCAGGTCTGCCAAGGTTGAGCCGGATTGGCCGGCAATGCCTTAAAGTATTCGGCAACATAGCCGCCGATGTCGGGATCGGTTCGCGGGTCGCCAGTCTGTTGATTGCGCAGCGCGCTGGTGTCGTTGACGTCGTAGGTCGCCTGCTGCCAGGGGTCGAAGACGACTTTCTCGTACGTGTGGTTCGGGTGCAGGGTGGCGACGACCCGCTCGGCAGGGTCGTAGAACAGGACCGGACTGACGCCGACCGTGACTCCAAACTCAAAGCGGTGTGTGGCACTGAAGAAGGGCTCGTACTGCCGGACGGGCTTGCCTTTATTATTGAAGATGGTCCAGCCGCTCCCTACCCAGCGCGGGTTGACCGATAGGCCGCCATTGACGACCGGCCCGGGCTCCGCCTGGATCTTTTTCTGGATCTCGCGGCCAAAGCCGTCCGAATAGCTGAAGCTGATCTGGATCTTCAGGCCTTGTGGCGGCAACGGGCTGCTCGCGTGGGTTTCACGGGCGAGCGTGGCAGCACAGGCTGGTTGCCACTTGGTCGGGTCGTTCGGGTTTGCCTGCTGAGTGCGACGGAAGCGGTCCAGGTCGTAGGCAATGCGGGTGGTGGCATCCCTCAACAGCGCGGCTGCAGTGGCGTGCGGGTCAGCCACGTCAAAGAAGGCGTCGAGTTGGGTTTGCGTGAGGTCTATAACAAATCCAGTGAGCCGGTCACCCTCCACCCCTGCCGGAGACGGCTTCCCCATCACCGCCGTACCCACCACCATGCCGAGCGTGTCGAACGCGACTTCCGTCTGATTGCGGTTCGGGTCGCTGACGAGGCGCGGCTGCAAGACGCGGTAGTCGTTGACGTTCACCGTCATGCGGTTGCCGAGCGCATCGCGGGTTTCGACCATCAACAGGTCATGGGCGTCGAAGTCCACGAAGGCATCTTGACCGAAGGGATCGCGGTAGCGTCGCGGCAAGAAGAAATGCTGCCGAGCCTGCGCTAGTTCTGTAGCGGCGTTGTCAGCGGGATTGGCAGAGAAGAAGGACTGGCCGGACGGAATCCACCAGTGATCATCGGCATCGGTCGCGGGAAATCGCCCGTCGGCTTTCATTGTCTGGCTTGGGAGGTACCCGCCCCGGTTGCCGCCCTGTCCGCCAAGCACCCCTGGCCAATCAGGCAGTAAGGGTTCAGCCGCCTGTCCTTGACGCGGGCGCTGAAAGACCTGGGCAAGCAAGCCTGGAGTGAAGGCCAACTTGTAGCTCTCGCCTGACAACGCCAGCGGTTCAATTTCACCAAGCGGCAGAAAGCCGCTCAAGTCATCTCGTCGGTAGAGCGTGCGCAGGCACTCGATGGGGCGGCGGCGTTGGTTGCCGGAGGCTGTAGCCTCGTACGCGACTTCAGGGGCGGTGAACTTGTGCCGCAGACGGCTTGGCGCGGCAGCGTCTGACTCGACCAGATCCGAGGCTTGGAACCGGCCAGCCGCCCCGGTGGGTGTGTAGCCCGTCAACTCGAAGGTGATTGCCTCGCAAGGCAACGGGTTGCGGTGCGTGTCAATCGATTCGATCGCGTTGGTGACGTGGTTTGCGGTGTAGGTGAGCAGCGCCGTCGTCTGTCGTTTGCGATCCCAGTCCTCTGCCAGCGGTGAAGTGCGTCTGCCATAGCCGATGGCCGCCTGCTTGAGCACGTTGCCATAGTCGTCGGCCTCCAACGTCAGTGCGTGCTGGATGCGCGGATCGGTGGGATTGCGCTCGTAGTGGTAGCTGAGCGCTTCGCGCGCATGGGTGAAGAAAACGGCGTGGCGGTTGCCGCCCCTGGACTGCAAGGTCTGGATAGTGAAGTTCTGCTCGGTGACGGTGTAGGGCGTCCGGGCGCGTTGGATCTGTTGCGGCGTGGCACCTGGCTGATCTGCGTCATCCGCGTAGACTTCCTGGCGCAGCATGGAACCCTTGAGGGCGCGGCAGGCTTCGCGCTCCTCTTCGAAGGTCAGGCCGGAGGGAATGACCGTGTCAGGCAGCAGCGTTTGGACGTACGCCTCGAAAAGAACATCGTGGTTCGGGTCGCTCTTCTCAGGGGCACCGTAGTATTCGGTCGCAAAATGCCGACTGACCTCGTCGGTCTCGTCATAGACCCCCGTGTGGAACCAGGTCTTAGTGTGAACCGGCGGTACGTGCGAGGCGGCGGCGATGTTGTCGCCCTGCGGGAATGTTCCGCTGGCGGTAAGTGCGCCGATCTGCTCGGTATCCCACTGCTCGACCATGCCAAACCCGCGGAACTCGCGCTCTTCACCATCGAAGTAGCCGTGGTGATAGGCGTAGCGCGTGACGAAGCGATTGCGGCTGATGCGATCGTAGGTTTCAACGCGCTCGACCACATGCACCGGAAACGGCAGTCGCGTGATCCATGGTTTGCCGTCGCGCTTATCCTGCAGATAGGACTTGGTGGAGGGAGCGTAATCAACGCGAGTCTCGGCGCCGAGGTTGTTGCTCGTCTTGATCAGCAGATGAGGCTTCTGCCCGCCCATCAGGTTGACATAGCGCATCGGTCGTCGCGCATCGCCTGGCAGGGGCGACGACCAGACCAGGCAGGCGGTGCCGTTGCCGAGGAGGTCCGTGGGCACGATGCTTACGAGATCATCAACGCGAGGAAATACATTCAGCCGTTGTGGCTGGCTCCAGCCATTACCCGACTGGTTGAAGAACAGCCGCACGCCGTCACGGTGCAGGTAGATGATGTCGGTGGTCCCGCTGCC from Nitrospira sp. encodes:
- a CDS encoding transposase, whose translation is MGRPLRPTAGDVVFHVLNRANARRTLFEDEGDYAAFIRVLEQACARVAMRLLAYCVMPNHWHLIVWPRKDGDLSRFMNWLTLTHTQRWHQHRHTVGEGHVYQGCFKSFPVETSEYLLMVCRYAERNPVRAGLVDRAEQWGWSSAGACRRHEGAVPLSAWPMARPAHWLDWVNEG
- a CDS encoding SpvB/TcaC N-terminal domain-containing protein, producing the protein MTETRGMRMVAGKQDNGDGRSSEKSGQTSPPAINLPKGGGAIRSMGEKFAANPVTGTGSMTVPIATSPGRSGFGPQLSLSYDSGAGNGPFGFGWSLSLPSITRKTDKGLPQYLDTTDSDVFILSGAEDSVPVYRQDPDGTWVAGHAGFQRDADGFWVRDPSGRLVVQEDERDGYRVRRYRPRIEGLFARIERWTNTTDATDVFWRSISKDNILTLYGHDANSRIADPLDASRIFSWLICESRDDKGNGIRYLYKKEDGAYQPRPDQADPFTQAHQLNRGLASDARRTAQRYLQRVLYGNLKPLLDAQGQRPRYLGDLPHPPTDTDADWLFEVRFDYGELDEGDPTGQPEKSWLYRPDASSSYRSGFDVRTCRRCERVLMLHHIPDLPAGPDRAAQPGYHGVVRSTDFTYDDELDTSLATKPVYSFLKQVVQTGWKQEDGSSTRRSLPPVEFEYTEPIVQDTVEEVDSESLENLPIGVDGRVYQWTDLHGEGIPGILSEQSGTWFYKRNWSPLPDKLPGGSEVVRAKFSALETVALKPNLTLSGGAQFMDLAGDGQPDLVMLDGPMPGLHEHDEAEGWDQFRPFTSRLTRDMRDPNLKFVDLDGDGHADVLITENEALVWHSSLGEDGFGPAKRVAQELDEEKGPRIVFADGTQSIYLADLSGDGLTDIVRIRNGEVCYWPNLGYGRFGAKVTMDNAPWFDNPDQFDHKRIRLADIDGSGTTDIIYLHRDGVRLFFNQSGNGWSQPQRLNVFPRVDDLVSIVPTDLLGNGTACLVWSSPLPGDARRPMRYVNLMGGQKPHLLIKTSNNLGAETRVDYAPSTKSYLQDKRDGKPWITRLPFPVHVVERVETYDRISRNRFVTRYAYHHGYFDGEEREFRGFGMVEQWDTEQIGALTASGTFPQGDNIAAASHVPPVHTKTWFHTGVYDETDEVSRHFATEYYGAPEKSDPNHDVLFEAYVQTLLPDTVIPSGLTFEEEREACRALKGSMLRQEVYADDADQPGATPQQIQRARTPYTVTEQNFTIQTLQSRGGNRHAVFFTHAREALSYHYERNPTDPRIQHALTLEADDYGNVLKQAAIGYGRRTSPLAEDWDRKRQTTALLTYTANHVTNAIESIDTHRNPLPCEAITFELTGYTPTGAAGRFQASDLVESDAAAPSRLRHKFTAPEVAYEATASGNQRRRPIECLRTLYRRDDLSGFLPLGEIEPLALSGESYKLAFTPGLLAQVFQRPRQGQAAEPLLPDWPGVLGGQGGNRGGYLPSQTMKADGRFPATDADDHWWIPSGQSFFSANPADNAATELAQARQHFFLPRRYRDPFGQDAFVDFDAHDLLMVETRDALGNRMTVNVNDYRVLQPRLVSDPNRNQTEVAFDTLGMVVGTAVMGKPSPAGVEGDRLTGFVIDLTQTQLDAFFDVADPHATAAALLRDATTRIAYDLDRFRRTQQANPNDPTKWQPACAATLARETHASSPLPPQGLKIQISFSYSDGFGREIQKKIQAEPGPVVNGGLSVNPRWVGSGWTIFNNKGKPVRQYEPFFSATHRFEFGVTVGVSPVLFYDPAERVVATLHPNHTYEKVVFDPWQQATYDVNDTSALRNQQTGDPRTDPDIGGYVAEYFKALPANPAQPWQTWHAQRTGIGVAFGQDERNAALRAEAHADTPTTAHLDALGRPFLTVARNRVVCVGHDLDGTEESFATRIELDIEGNQRAVRDAVTHTEARDAAGNPVVVDDPLGRVVMRYAYDMLGNRIHQLSMEAGARWMANDVSGKPIRAWDSRGHNFTTKYDALRRPIEQTVRGTFSDADPLKPNSDSRTLGRDILVDKIEYGEPPLNATPAQETEAQHLNLRTRIYRHFDSAGVATNARLAANGSPIEAYDFKGNLLRSTRRLISKHNEIPDWLLNPQLDAETFQGSTRYDALNRPIQSIAPHSSLTRPGHPNKFNVIQPWFNDANLLERVDVWLERTAEPAGLLDPNNVAPSPVGVADIDYDAKGQRTLIDYKTGDATVIRTTYGYDRETFRLMHRYTRRGVDPATAQGVAFTDDCENLSPPPATIAAPEQPPAGKGCGLQNLHYTYDPAGNITHIRDDAQQTIYFRNQRVEPSNDYIYDALYRLIQAQGREHLGQLGQAADSPRKPPTAPDAFNAFHVRQDHPNVLKAMGIYIERYVYDAVGNFLQMQHRGSDPAHAGWTRRYTYNETSLIEDGTPGMLLKTSNRLSHTTVNPAGSTPQPEAYLHDAHGDILRMPHLGGGLPGPNMHWDYKDQLRQTDLGGGGAAFYVYDASGQRIRKVWEKSPGLTEERIYLGGFEIFRTHGGPIGANTATLERETLHVMDDKQRIALVETRTLDTAGSDQAPRQLIRYQFGNHLGSASLELDDEAQIISYEEYAPYGSSTYQAVRSQTETAKRYRYTGKERDEESGLYYNGARYYASWVARWISPDPGGLVDAANLYLFTRCNPVCLMDGTGLKPTSGDDLVNPVIVKPGEMTGKESQEAIREQYGELGLHYRGDARWDAQNKTWWVDRSQLIEPDVVTFDDDVIVVDPPGKTREASGEEQPKEAPPSDLERFGKGLAKGLVFGLVAGLVVGAMIASGGTLALVGGAIAVGGAGMGGLTLGEIITGEDLSGRKLTSGDRAEMGGELLGGVIGGGLGGRAAGSIAGPRTGTVEVPGSTGPEPIEPVMPPRALPPGEPVRIPTPRGPGQTVDPATGYPVGRFVVDPRGNAMIEPAGGDTVPAGKGGVDTHTRYPNGSNYQRLNPQGHAGNPTPHGHGHLPGSGPGMKGQGPSIDPSGRVVPWNSKDAHWPIY
- a CDS encoding DUF6258 family protein, yielding MADLLEKGALFNMTPIDFARSVYLGDRACKAINIDCWNSRVRVQVDCISRIRDESGQWNFYTKEDITDGYLVFDGIRSVELHNEGHIPNDTINSFLVTEASADSIAIEMSIGAVSESVPYFETILRLTCRSIHIEDPSRPGEEIYS